The segment GGCGAACTCGACACCGGTGGTCACATCGTGCTTGAGACCGAACCAGTTGAACTTGCCGCTGTAGTCGCTCTGCAGGTTCTTGGTCTTCATGTCCTGGATCTTGGCCTGGCTGCCGCGCGTCAGCACCGTGGCGTCGCTGAAAGTGTCCGAGGTCACGGCCTTGCGGTCCGGCTGCAGCGCAGCACCGGCGAAGCGGATGGCGCTGGCGCGCAGATCGCGGTCATAGGTGGCGGCGCGGAACTGGGTACGCAGCTCGCCACCGTCCAGGAAGCGGTGCACATGGCTCAGCGTGCCGTAGGCGACGCTGGACTTGCTGTAGTCGCTGGCGGCACCGTAGTAGTTCTTGGGATCAATGGGCAGCAGACGGTTGCCGCCCTTGACCGGGCCGGGCGTCAGCCAGGGCATGCCGTAGTTCACGCCGTTGTTGTTGTCCAGGTAGTAGAAACTGACCATGAACTCGTCGGCGGTGCCGATGCCCCAGCGGAAGCTGGGCGCGACGCCCTGCTTGCTGATGCGGTTGCCGCTGTTCTCGGCCTCCGTCACCATGGTCGAGATGCGGAAGGCGGCATCCTCGCCGGTCTTCACATTGGCATCGCCCACCACGCGGAAATAGCCGCCCTGGCCGCCGGTGGCAGACACCTCGCCCTGGGTCAGCAGCAGGGGCTGCTTGTTGACCTGGTTGACGGCGCCGCCGGTGGAGCCGCGACCGAAGAGCATGGAGGCCGAGCCGCGCAGCACTTCCAGGCGGTCGTAGTTGAAGGTGTCGCGCTCGTAGAAGGCCGGATCGCGCATGCCATCGATGAAGATGTCACCGGTGGACTGCAGGGAGAAGCCGCGCAGACGGATGTCTTCCTCGCCACCCTCGGCGGCCTGGAAGGAGATGCCGGCGGTGTTCTTGAGCGCGTCCTTCAGCGTGTCCAGATTGCGGTCGTCGATCAGGCGCTCGGTCACCACCGTCACCGATTGCGGAATGTCGCGCAGCTCCTGCTTGCCCTTGCCGATGCGGGTCTCGGTGGCCTGGTAGTCGTCCTTGCCGGCGCGCTCGGTGCTGGCCTTGGCGCGCACCACGGGCAGGGCGTTCTCGGTCTTGGCCGGCTCGGCGGCAGGGGCGGTCTGGGCCAGGGCGGCCGAGGCCAGACCGAAACCGGCGGCCAGGGCGCCCAGGGGCAGCAGGGCCGCGGTCGGGCGCGACACGGTGCCAACGGCGGTTTTGAGCTTCTTGCGACGGGACATGGAAGGACTCCTGTGAGGTTCAG is part of the Shinella sp. XGS7 genome and harbors:
- a CDS encoding TonB-dependent siderophore receptor, which encodes MSRRKKLKTAVGTVSRPTAALLPLGALAAGFGLASAALAQTAPAAEPAKTENALPVVRAKASTERAGKDDYQATETRIGKGKQELRDIPQSVTVVTERLIDDRNLDTLKDALKNTAGISFQAAEGGEEDIRLRGFSLQSTGDIFIDGMRDPAFYERDTFNYDRLEVLRGSASMLFGRGSTGGAVNQVNKQPLLLTQGEVSATGGQGGYFRVVGDANVKTGEDAAFRISTMVTEAENSGNRISKQGVAPSFRWGIGTADEFMVSFYYLDNNNGVNYGMPWLTPGPVKGGNRLLPIDPKNYYGAASDYSKSSVAYGTLSHVHRFLDGGELRTQFRAATYDRDLRASAIRFAGAALQPDRKAVTSDTFSDATVLTRGSQAKIQDMKTKNLQSDYSGKFNWFGLKHDVTTGVEFAHDEFRNYGVPALSKPTTTVGTPNDGGSANEAGRVVTLNRTFDAKSQAVYFQDLLQVAPQWKLLGGLRWDRFEGDYNTPATSTAAATHRARTDSLWSRRFGVLFQPSATQSYHFSYGTSFNTSGDTYQYDALGENTPPEASRNIELGAKIDWADGRFTSRFALFRAEKYNERNRDSETVNATNYVLSGKRHASGFEIDLAGRITPEWEIFGSYAYIPNAKIDKAPGGQSLQGEAVGSRPGLTPRHSGTIWSTYKVTPALRLGMGLNARSADTPQLAPTTYAPKFITADLMAEYTMDKLTFKANLSNISNKLYADMLYRGHYIPGKGRDLQATVTYKF